The following is a genomic window from Citrifermentans bemidjiense Bem.
GAGCATCCTCTTGATGTTCTGCTGCCGGAGCGCCGCCAGGTTTCCTACCACCATCGAGAGGAGCGACAGCAGCACAAGCGGGATGCGCAATTCCGGCATCGGGGGGGAGAAGGTGAGCAGCATGAGCAGCAGCGAAGCCGCCGCCACCTTGGAACTGGTGGAAAGAAAGGCTGCGACCGGGGCCGGAGCTCCCTGGTAGACGTCAGGAGTCCAGAGGTGCGCGGGGACCAACGAAAGCTTGAAGGCCATGCCCATGATGACCACGCCCCAACCGGCGGCGACGATGGCGCGGTTATCCGCGTGGGGCACGGCGCCGGCAAGTTCGAGGGTACCGCTGCCGGCGAAGATGAGGGCGAAGCCGAAAGCGGTGAAGGCGGCGGCGACCGCCCCCATGAGGAGGTATTTCAGGCCCGCCTCGCCCGATTCCGCCCGCTGGAGGTCCATGGTGACCAGGATGTAGAAGGCGAAGGAGACCGACTCGATAGCCAGGAAGAGGATCAGGAGGTTCGAGGCGCAGGGGAGCACGCACAAAGCGAACAGTGCGAAGAGGACCGTCGCCGGGTATTCCTCTCCCTTGATGGCGCGGTTTTCGTTGTAGCCGTGGGAGAGGAGCAGCGTCAGGAGTGCCGCCGCGCAAAAAAGCGGGATCAGGAACTGGGCCAGCGGCGTGAAGGTAAGCCCGGCGACGGCAGGCACAGCCGAGGGCGCGGTGAAAATTGCCCAAAGCCCCGCTGCCGCCGCAGTAACCGCCGCGATAGAGCTGGTGGTCCCGCTAAGGAGCAGCGGCCCGCAAAGGAGCACGACCAGCGCCCCCACCCCGGTGATGATGATCGGCATGATGGTATGTAGGTCAGGGATGATCATCTTGGTTCTCCAGAAACAAAAGCACTCACCACAGAGGTACACAGAGGAAAACCTAAAGCACAAAACGTTGAATTCCATCCTTCAGGTGAGGGACATTGAAGTTAATAAGCAGCCCAGGTCCTTCCCACTCAATTTCAGGTACGTCAGCAATTGTGCTGTATGAATGGGTTGTAGGAAATCAACCGACTTCAGTTCGACCACCACTTTGTTCTCGACAAGGAGATCCATCCGGTAGCCTACGTCTATTTTCAAACCGTCGTACCGTACTGGCAGAATAATTTGTGAAGATGCAGCCATTTTTCTTTTGTGCAATTCGTACAGTAAACACGCCTCGTATGCACTTTCCAGAAGTCCAGGACCCAAGGCAGTATGAACCTTCATGGCGGCATCAATGATATGACCGGTGACAAGATTTGGATCCATGAGGTTTTTCCTCTGTGGTTCCTCTGTGTTCCTCTGTGGTGAGTGCCTTTACTTGACCAGCAACGCGATCGGCCCTTTAAACAGTTCCAGCACGGGGCTGGGATGAACGCCCAGGTACACGGCTACCAGCGCGAGGATGGCCAGGACGCCGGCTTCTCTCATGGTCAGATCCTTCAACTCTAGCGGCTTCCTCTCCCTGACGAACAACACCTCCTGCACCAGCCTCACCGTGTAGATCAGCGTCAGCACGATACCCAGAAACGCGCCCAGGGCGGCTGCGGGCGCAACCTTGAACGCCCCCACCAGCACCAAGAACTCACCGACGAAGTTGTTCAACCCTGGCAGCCCGGCGGAGGCCATGCAGAAGAACAGGAAAAAGAACGACAGCGCCGGGACCTTTTCCCAGATGCCGCCGTAGGCGGGGAGATCCCTGCTGCCGGCACGCTCGTCCAGCATTCCCACCACAACGAAGAGGGCCCCGGTGGTGACGGCGTGGTTCACCATCTGCAAAAGCGCTCCGGACAGGGCTAGCGGGCTCCAGGCGGCTATCCCCAGGGCGATGAAACCCATGTGGCTGAGGCTGGAGTACGCCACCAGCCGCTTCATGTCCTTTTGGGCGAAGGCAATCCAGGCGCCATAGCTGATCACGAAGACGGCGGCCAGGTAGAGGACGGGGGTGAAGGCGCGGGCGGCTTCGGGAAAAAGCGGATAGGCGAAACGGATCAGGCCGTAGGCGCCGGTCTTGGAAAGCAGGCTGGCGAGGATCAGGGTCCCGGCGATGGGGGCATCGGCGTAGGCGTCGGGCTGCCAGCTGTGCAGCGGGAAAAGCGGGATCTTCACCGCGAAGGCCACCAGGAACCCGGCAAAAAGCCAGAGGGCAAGGCCATAGGGGACGCTGGTCTGCACCAAAGCGGGGAGGGCGAAGGTGTAGCTCCCTGTCTGCGCGCCGTGCATCAGGTAGAGCGTGATGATGGAGACCAGCATGAGCAGGGAACCGACGAAGGTATAGAGAAAGAACTTGATGGCCGAATAAACCGGTCGCCCATCACCCCAGACGCCGGAGAGGAACACGATGGGGATCAGCATCGCCTCGAAGAAAAGGTAGAAAAGAAACAGGTCGAGGCTGAGGAATACGCCCTGGATGCTGCACTGCAGGGCGAGCAGCAGGGCATAGTAAACAGGCGCCCGCTCCTTGATCTGTTTCCATGAGATGAGGACGGCGACGACGGTAATGAACGAGGTCAGGAGCACCATGATCTGGCTGATGCCATCCATGCCGAGGGTGTAACGGATGCCGAAACGCTCGATCCAGGGGAGGTCCTCGAACAGGAAGAAGCCCTTGGGCGCACTAGGGTAGGTAGCGGACAGCGAGGTGCCGAGAAGCGGGAAAGCCGCGAGGGCCAGCTCCACCAGGGCCACTGCCAGGGCGAAACCCCGCGCCAGCGCCTGCGCAGGGCGCAACGCCACAAGGAGCAGCGACGCGGCAAGCGGCAGAAAGACCAGCACGGAAAGTATCGGGAAGTCAGGTGTCATCGCAGGTGTCCCGTGTTAGATGAAAATCCAGGCGAGGTAGCCGATCATGAAAGCGACCCCGGCGGCGAAACTAAGCAGATAAATCGAGACGCGGCCGGTGCTCCAGCGCCCAAGCCAGGTGCCGGTCCAGCCAACCCCGCCCGCCAGCCGGTCCAGCGAGTCGTCTATCATCCTTTCGTCTACCTTTTGCCAGAGAACCCTGGCTGCCGCCTGGTAAGGGCGGACCAGGAGCATGTCGTACAAGGCGTCGAAGTACCATCCCTTCAAAAGGAACGCGAAGAGCGGGGACTCGTCCCCTGCCTCCTCGATCCGTTGCTCCCGTCCCCGGCCGTACCTTACGTGCGCGGCCACAAGCCCAGCCAGGGCCAGCGCACCTGCTATCGCCTGCAGCGCCATTTCCTCATTGCCCGGACCCTCGACCATTTTCCCTCCCGGGACCCCGGCGAACAGGCTGCCCAGGAACCCTTCGCCCAAGTAGGCGGGAAGGTCAAGCATGCCGCCGAAGAGGGCCAAGAGCGCCAGCGGGATCAAGACTGCCTGCATGGTCTTCAGCCCGCCTGTCTCATGAGCGGCATGGGAGGAGCCGCCGAAGACGAGGTAGACCATGCGGAAGGTGTAGTAGGCGGTGATGAGCGCGGTGAGGAGCGCGAACAGGTACAGGGACTGGTACAAGAGCCCCCCCTTGTGCCAGACGGCCAAGAGGATGCTGTCCTTGCTGAAGAACCCGCCGGTCAGGGGTAGCCCGGCCAGGCAGGCGGCTCCGGCGAGGAAGCTCCAGAAGGTGACCGGGAGGGTGCGCCGCAGGCCCCCCATCTTGAAGATGTCCTGCTCGTGGTGCATGGCGGTTATGACGCAGCCAGCGCCGAGGAACAGGAGCGCCTTGAAGAAGGCGTGCACGAGCAGGTGGAAGGTTGCGGCGGTGACGGCGCCCGCGCCGACCCCGAGCATCATGTAGCCGATCTGGCTGATGGTGGAAAAGGCCAGCACGCGCTTCAGGTCGCGCTGCGCCAGGGCGCAGGTGGCCCCGTAAAAAGCGGTGACGCCGCCGGTGACGGCGATGGCGGCCATGGCCGTCGGGGACGAACCGATCAGCGGCAGCATGCGCGCCAGCAGGTAGACGCCGGCCGTCACCATGGTCGCCGCGTGGATCATAGCCGAGACCGGCGTGGGGCCGGCCATGGCGTCGGGGAGCCAGACCATGAGCGGGACCTGGGCCGATTTACCCATCGCGGCGATCAGGAAGAGGATGCCGAGGGCGGTGATGATCGAGCCGGGCATGAGAAAGCCCATGCCGTTTAGTTGCGTGATCGAGAGGGTGCCGAAGAGCTGGAACAGCCAGGCCAGGGCGACCATGAGCGCCGTATCCCCGATCCGGGTGGTGATGAACGCCTTCCTGCCGGCGTCGGCGTTGTCCTTGTCCCGGTACCAGAAGCCGATGAGGAGGTACGAGCAGAACCCGACCCCTTCCCAGCCGAGGTAGAGAAGCGGCAGGCTTTCTGCCAGGACCAGGGCGAGCATGGCGAAGACGAAGAGGTTCAATAAGGCGAAGTAGCGCGCGTAGTCCTCGTCGCCTCGCATGTAAAAGACCGAGTAGATGTGGATCAGGCCGCAGACAAAGCCGACCATCAGGGAAAGCGAGAGCGAAAGAGGATCGAGGTAGAGCGAGACCGGGATCTGGAGGTCCGATGAAGCGAACCATCGCGCGATAATGACCGTTTGCGGCGCGCCATAGGCTGCGGCCGCCAGCGCCGCGCAGGCGAAGCTCCCCCACACCGTCGCGCAGGCGAGTACCTCCACCAGCACGCGCGGCAGTTTCCGTCCCGCCAGGGCGCAGACGACAGAGCCGAAGAGCGGGAATAAAAGCATGAGGGATAGGTAGGTTTGCATCGATACTCCTTGTTCTTAGCCTTTCAGTTCCCCCTCCCCTCGCGGGAGGGGGAGGTGAAAAACCTCCGTGGACCTCCGAGACCTCTGTGTTCCGCCTTCAGGTCTTTCGGTTCCAGGTTTTCCCCTGTGGTTCCTCTGTGTACCTCTGTGGTGAGTGCCTTTCCTACCCTTTCATCGAGCTGAAGTCGTCGGTATCCACCGACTGCTTGCGCCGGTGCAGGTAGGCCACCATGGCCAGCGCCAGCGACACCTCCGCCGAAGTGAGCGCCATGATCATCAGCGAGAAGACCTGCCCCTCCGCGATCCCCCAGTGGGCGGATCCTCCGACGAAGGTGAGCATCACGGCGTTCAGCATGATCTCGATGCCGATGAGCATCATAATCACGTTGGCGCGCCAAGCCACGACGCAGGCAAGCCCCATGGCGAACAGGATCGAGGCGAGGATCAACACTTCGTACAGCGGTATTGTCATCTGCGCCTCCCGAGGTAAAGGGCGCCGACCAGCGCGAAGAGGAGCTGCATGGAAACCAGCTCGATGGCGACGCCGTACCGGGTGAAGAGTACCTGGGAAAATTGGCGTACCGTCTGCGCCCCGGCCCCCGGTACCGGCGGCGCCTGCCCGGTGACGAGCACCGTCAGCGACGCGACCACGACCAAGACCAGGACCAGCGCCGGCCACCAGTCGGAAAACGCCGGCTTCGCGAGCTTCTCGGGGGAGGCTACTTCGACCATCATGATGACGAACAGGAAAAGCACCATGATGGCGCCAGCATAGATGATGACCTCCAGTGCGGCGACGAAGGGGGCGCCCAGAAGGTAGAAGATGAGCGCCAGGGCGAAGAACGAAGTCACCAGGTAGACGATGGCGCGTACCGCCTGCCGCGCCGTGATGGCGCAGAGCGTCCCTATCACGGTGACGGCTGCAAGTATGTAGAAGATGGTCCGTTCCATTTCGCTCCGGTGGTATTTCTCTTACGGCAGCAGGCTGCGCGGGTCGGCAGGTTCCTGCTCGCTGGGGGAGCTCCCCCGCGGCTGCACCACGCCGATTCCCGCATGCCGGTAATAGTTGTATTCGGGATCCTTCCCGGTGCCGTCGATGAGGAGGTCCTCCTTCTCGTACACCATGTCCATGACCTGCCGCTTGCAGCGGAACATCTCGGGCGACATCTGGATGGCAAGGGTCGGGCACGCCTCGGCGCACATGCCGCACAGGATGCAGCGGGAGAAGTTGATGCGGAACCAGGCGGCGTAGCGGCGGCCGTTCTCCCCTTCGGCAGCGGCCATGGAGATGCAGTCCACGGGGCAGGCGCCGGAGCAGAGGTAGCAGGCGACGCAGCGCTCGGCGCCGTCGGGGTCCCGGGTGAGCACGATGCTGCCGCGGAAACGGGGGGGCATCGGCCTTTGCTCCTCGGGGAACTGCACGGTTACGGGCTTCCGCCAGATATGGCTGAAGGTGATGGAAAGGCCGGTCAAGATCTCTTTTATGTCGGTCAGAATGGGCATCTTTTCCTGTTTGCGGCACGGGCGCCGCTTGGGGAGATCGATTTCAGCCGCCCCGGAGGAACCTGGCATCTGCCGGGAGGGCCGGAGGCCCGGCAGACAGCCTGGGCTGTCTGCCGGAAGAGGGCGGTTAGTTGGGCCGTAGCGATTTCAGCAGTACGTCTAGGGTTTGCTTGTGGCAGTTGTTCTCGGCATAAACGAGGGCCGTGCTCCCGCTGTAGGACATGGCCAGCGGGTCCGCGCCGCTAGTCACAAGGAGCTGGGTGGTCACGGTGCAGCCGTAGTTGGCGGCCAGCATCAGCGGCGTGTGGCCGTCCCGGTCCCGCGCGTCGACTTCCGCGCCTTTGCTCAACAACAATCTGACTACCTCGGCGCTGCCGTGTGCCGCGGCGAAATGCAGCGCCGTCTTTCCTTTGCCGCTTCTCGTGGACAGATTCGCTCCTCGTTCCAGCAGGTCGTTGACTTTCGTGACGTTACCGGCTTTTGCGGCATCCATAAGCGCGGTGTGGCCGTTTCTGTCCACGGCGTCAACCTGTGCCCTGAACCCTGCCCCCAACTCGACTTCCACGGTTGTTGTCATCGCAGTTCCTCCTTTGGTGAGAATACATTGCCCGGTACAACGCCCCCTATCGTAAAGCCAGCCACCACCCGGTGGCCAGAATGTTGAGAAGAGCAAGCGGTGTCAGGAACTTCCAGCCCAGGTGCATGAGCTGGTCGTAGCGAAGACGAGGAAGGGTTCCCCTGACCCAGATGAAGACGAAAGCGAAAAGTCCGACCTTGATGAAGAACCACAGGATCGGCGGCAAAAGCGGTCCGCGCCACCCCCCCAGGAAAAAGAGGGAAGCGAGCGCGCTGAGCGAGATGATGTTGATGTATTCGCCCACGAAGAAAAGGCCGAAGCGCATCCCTGAGTACTCGGTATGGAACCCGGCTACCAGTTCCCCTTCCGCCTCGGGGAGGTCGAACGGGATCCTGCGGCACTCGGCCAGGATGCTGACCAGGAAGATCGCGAAGGCGAGAGGCTGGTACACGATGAAAGGCATCTGCGCCTGGGCGTTGACGATGTCCGAGAGCCTGAGCGACTTGGCCAGCATCACCACGGGAACCAGCGAAAGCCCCATGGAGAGCTCGTAGGAGATCAGCTGGGAGAGCCCCCGGATGCTCCCCAGGAGCGCGTACTTCGAGTTGGACGCCCACCCGCCCAGCGCGACGCCGTAGACGGCGATGGATGAAAGGGCGAGAAAGACCAGCACGCCTACGTCCAGGTCGGCGATCTGGAGGTTGACTTCGTGTCCGAAAAGAACGGTCGGCGCCCCCAGCGGGATGATGGCGAAGGTCAGAATGGCGGGAATAGCAGCCATCGCCGGTGCCACGGAAAAGAGGAAGCGGTCCGCCGCCTTGGGGATCATGTCTTCCTTGGTGAGCATCTTGATGACGTCGGCCAGCGGCTGGAGCAGGCCGAAGGGGCCGACGCGGTTCGGGCCGATGCGATCCTGGATCCAGCCGAGGATGCGCCTCTCGGCCAGCACCATGTAGGCGGCGAGCGTGAGGATGATGGCGAAGAGCACGACGATCTTCCCCAGCATAAGCGCTATGTCTAAGGCGTCCCAGGTCGTCATGATAATTCCTGTGCGGAGACGAGATCGTAAATACGCACCCCTTCCCCCTCGGGATCAAGGTCTCTCAGTTTGCCCCATGTACCCGTGAGCGGCTCGTTGACGGGTTCGCCCCCCAGTTCCAGCATCAGGTCGGCCATGACCCGCCAGGCCTCCCGTTCAGCTCCTCCGGGGATGTAGTTCCGGTGCACGTGGGGCGGGTGCAGGGCGACCGCCTCGGTCTCGCTTGAGTAGTACTTTGGGTCCAGCCCCTTGAGCGGAAGCCCCGCCGGCCGGCTGCGCAGGAAGCGCTGCGCTCTCCCCTCGTAGTTGATGCTGGTCCCGTTCGACTCGACCCAGGTGGTGGTGGGGAGGAGCACGGAAGCCTTCTCGGTTAAGCCGCCGCGTTTCCAGTCGGCGCAGGCCAGCACCTCCACCCGCTCCAGCAGCCAGGGGGGGAGGTCCGCCTCGAAACAGACCACCGCCTTGATCTGGCCCGACTCGACCAGGTCGGAGAGGGTGGCGCCCTTTCTTTCCAGGCTGACCAGGGCGGCGCCGAAAGCGTTGGGGCCAGGTTGCAGCATCACGAGCCTGGCGCCGCTTGAGGCGAGATAGGAGAGAAGTTCGGGGGACTTCCCACCGGCGCCGCAGATGACCACTCCCTTGGACCCTCCCTCGAAAGGAACCTCGTCGAGCGTCGCAACCTCCTGGTAGCGGAAAGGGAGCTGGCGCTTTTCCCCCTCCCTTGCCCCTCCCACGCGGAATACCTGCGCCCCGGCTAGCGACGCTTTCCGGACCGCGAGCGAGAGCATGGCCCCCTCTTCCATAAGGTCCAGCTCGAAGAGCGCGATGCACTCCGCCTTCTCGATGTCGTGGATGCGGGCAGCGTTCTGCTCGTTCAGGAGCCGGACCGCGGCGAGGCTTCCCTGCGCCGGTGCCGCTTCGGCAAAATATGAAACAGGCGCCCCCACGACCCGCGCCAGTTCGGCGAGCACCAGGCACCCCTCCAGCGAGAGCCGTCCGGAGCCTACGAAGGCGAGGCCTGCCGGGCCGTTTTGCAGGCAGAACTCGGAGATGCGGTTCGCCGCCGCCTCCAGGGCCAAGCGGTATTCCCCCGGGGCGCCGCCGATCTCGGGGTAGCGCGGCCGTTGCGGGCCGTTCAGGTACTCCTTGTCGAAGCGCCCCCGGTCGCAGATGAACCAGCCGTTCACCTGGTCGTTTCTGCGCGCCACGATCTTGATCAGCTCCCGCTGGAAGTTCTGGGGCGAGGTGTTGCAGCCGACCGAGCAGTGCTGGCAGACGGCGGGGGCGAACTCGTAGTCCCAGTAGCGCGCCCGGAAGCGTCCCGTCTTGTCGGTGAAGACCCCGGTCGGGCAGATATCCACCAGGTTCCCGGAGAAGGGGGACTCCAGCGCTCCTTCGGCGAACCTGCCGAAATAGACCCGCCCCGCGCTCCCGGTGACGCCGAAATCGGTGCCGCCGGCGTACTCCTGGTAGAACCTGACGCAGCGGTAGCATTCGATGCAGCGGTTCATCTCGTGGTGGATCCCCTCACCGAGGTACTGGTTCTGGAAGGTCCGCTTCTTGCCCACATACCTGCGGCGGCTGTGACCGCCGGCGATGGTGAAGTCCTGCAAGAGGCACTCCCCCCCCTCGTCGCAGACCGGGCAGTCGTGAGGGTGGTTCAGCATGAGCCATTCGATGACCAGCGAGCGCATCTTGAGCGCTTCGGGATCGGTGGTGGAGACCACCATCCCGTCTTGCGCTGGGAGCGAGCAAGACATCTGGATACCCTTCACCGGCCCGTCCAGAAGCTTCACGGCGCAGAGGCGGCAGGCGGCGGCGATGGCGAGCGCCGGGTGGTAGCAGAAGTGCGGGATGGTGATCCCGACGCTGCGGGCGGCTTCCAGCACGCTGGTTCCCGGCGGGACCTCCACCGGTATGTCATCTATGATCAGCTTCGGCATCTGATAGCTCTACGGTCCTTTCGCCCTATTTCTTCAAGGGACATTTCTTCTTCACGATATGCTCCCGCACCTCGTCCTCGAAGTGCCGCAAAAGCCCGTCCAGCGGCGCCATGGCGCCGGGGGCCAGGGCGCAGAACGAGTAATTCAGGTACTTTATGTGCTCGCGCAGGATGGCGATGTCGTCTTCCTTGCCGTACCCGGTCTCGATCCTGGTCAGAATCTCCCTCACGTAGGGCAGCCCCTCGCGGCACGGGGTACACCAGCCGCACGATTCGCGGGCGAAAAAGGTGATCAGGTTCAGGGTCGCCTCCACCAGACAGTGGTCCTGGTCGAAGACGATGATGCCGCCGGAGCCGAGCCGGGAGCCGACCTTGGCGACGGGGTCGTAATCCATGGGGACCTTCAGGTGCTCCGCGGTGAGAAACTGCGTCGAGGCGCCCCCCGGGATGCAGGCCTTGAACCTCTTTCCCAGGCGCATGCCGCCGCAGGGGCCGTCGATGATGTCGCCTAGCGGTATGCCGATGGGAAGCTCGACGCAGGCGCGGTCCTTCACCGATCCGCTCACGCAGAAGAGCTTGCTGCCCGCCCCCTCTGGGTTCATCGCCAGCCCCTTGAACCAGGCGGCGCCGCGAGCGAGGATCCCCGGTATGTTGGCCAGGGTCTCGACGTTGTTCACCACCGTAGGCCCGGCCCAAAGCCCCTTCACCGCCGGGAAGGGGGGCTTTTGCCGCGGGTTCGGGCGCTTCCCCTCCAGGGCGTTGATGAGCGCCGTCTCCTCGCCGCAGATGTAGCGGCCGGCGGAAAGATGCAGGTCGATGTCGATGGAGTGCTCGCTCCCGAGGATGCGCTCCCCCAGAAACCCTTCCTTTTTTGCCTCGTCGATGGCGCGGGCCAGATTCTCGGCGGCCTGCTCGTACCCCTTGCGGATGAAGATGAAGCCGTGCCTCACTCCTAGCGCGTAACAGGCGAGCGTCATCCCCTCGATCAGGCTGTAGGGGTTATGCTCCAGGAGCACCCGGTCCTTGTAGGTCCCCGGTTCCATCTCGTCGCAGTTGCAGATGATCCAGCGCGGCCCGGGGAGGTCCCGCGGCACGAAGGACCACTTCTTCCCGGTCGGAAAGCCGGCGCCACCCCGCCCGCGCAGGCCGGAGTCGATGACGGTCTGCTGCACCTCGGCCGGCGTCATCCCCGTGATCGCCCTCTTGAGCGCCTCGAAGCCCCCTTCGGAGCGGTACTCCTTGAAGGCGACCGAGCGGTCCCGGCGGTTATGTCGAAAGAGAGGGAGATCCATGTCGTCCTTTTACGCCCGCCGTTCCTTTTCCAGGATCTCGTCCACGAGATGCGGCGTCAGGTGCCCGTAGGGGGTCCCTCCCACCGACATCGCGGGGCTGTCGCCGCACCTTCCCATGCAGGCGCAGGGAAGAAGGGTGTACATCCCGTCCGCCGTAGTCCCCCCAAGCTCCACCCCCAGCCGCTTTTTCAGGTGCTCGATGATGCCGTCGCAGTCCGCGCACCAGCAGGAGATGGAGTCGCAGACGTGGATCACCTTCTTACCCACCGGCCGGCGGTAGATCATCTCGTAAAAGGTGGCCAGTTCCTCCACCTGCAGCGGCGACAGCCCCAGGAGAGAGGCAGCCTCGGCGACGGCCTCGTCGGTGAGCCAGCCGTAGTGCGCCTGCAGTTCCTTCATCACGTCGACCGCAGCCTCGCGCGGGGTGATGGCGCCTGCCACCCGTTCGGTCAGCGATTTTTTCAGTGCTTCCGATATCATCAGCGTTTCCGCTCCTCGTTTATTACCGGTCCAAATCCGAAAGCACGAAATCCAACGACCCAAGAATGGCCAGGAAATCGGACACCAGCCAGCCGCGGCTTAACACCGGAAGCGACTGGATGTGCGGAAAGGTGGCGGTCCGTATCCTCATGCGGTAGGCGGTATGCAGCCCGTCCGACACGGCGAAATAGCCGTACTCACCCTTCGACCCCTCGATGGGTGCGTAGCACTCCCCTTTCGGGGGGGAGATGCCGCGGGTGGAGTTGACGAAGTGGTGGATCAGCGACTCGATATCTTCGAGGGCGTCCCGTTTCTGCGGCAGAGTGTAGCGGTAGTCAGGGGAGATGAAACGCCCCCCCGGCATCCCGGCCGCGGCCTGCCTCACGATGGAGAGCGACTGCCTCATCTCCTCCATCCGCACTTGGTAGCGTGCGTAGCAGTCGCCCCCTTGCGCCGTCGCCACCTCGAATTCGAAGCGGTCGTAGCCGCCGTAGGGCATTTTCTTCCGGAGGTCCCAGGCGAAGTCGCAGGCGCGCAGGTTGGGTCCGGTGATCCCCCACTCAAGAGCCGTGTCTACGGTGATGGCGGAGACACCTTTCAGCCGCGCCACGAAGATGGGGTTCCCCGAGAGGAGCTTTTCGTACTCGGCGAGCCTTCCCGGGAACCATTCCAGGAAGGAATGCACCTTCTCCTGCCACCCCTCGGGTAGGTCCTCGGCGACGCCGCCGATCCGGAACCAGGCGGGGTGCATCCGGCCGCCGGTGATGAACTCGACGATGTCGAAGATCTTCTCCCGGTCGGTGAAGGTGTAGAAGACCGGAGTCATGGCGCCCAGGTCGGAGGCGAAGGTGCCGAGCCAGACCAGGTGGTTCGCGATCCGGAACAGCTCGCAGAGCATGACCCGGATGTAGATGGCCCGGTCCGGTATCTCGATGCCGCAGAGGGTCTCCACAGAGTTCAGGTAGGCCAGGTTGTTCTGCACCCCCGAGAGGTAGTCCACCCGGTCCGTGTAGGGGATGTACTGGTGCCAGTTCTGCCGCTCGCCGGTCTTCTCCGCGGCCCGGTGGTGGTAGCCTATGTCGCTGTCCATGTCGACGATCTCTTCGCCGGAGAGCTTGAGCACGAACCTGATAACGCCGTGGGTGCCGGGGTGCTGCGGGCCCAAATTCAGGATCAGGGTCTCGTCGTCCACCCGGTCGAAGAAGTCGCCAGCTGGGAGCGCTTTTTGCCTGCGCGCGTCTTCCGCCGTGTAGGGGGGAAGCTCCGTGGCCCGGGCCGGGTGCTCTTTGCGGAGCGGATGCCCGTCCCAATCCGGGGGCATCAGTATCCTTCTCAGGTTGGGATGGCCGGCGAAGCGGATGCCGAACATGTCGTAGGCTTCCCGCTCGTACCAGTTGGCGACCGGGAAGACGGAGGTGATGCTGGGGGCCTCGGGATAACTCCCCTCAAGCTCGGTCTTGATCCTGATCCTCCCCGGGGTGTCGAAGCAGGTGAGGTGGTAATTGACGGTGAAATCCTTGTACTTTTCCCGGTCGCGACGGCAGGACTCGTCCACGCAGGCGATGTCCTCCAGGCGCCTGAAGGGGGACTCCTTGCGCTCTTTGAGGTGCCGGAGCAGTTCCGGCACCAGGCGCGCCGGCGCGCGGTAGGTCAGCATGTCGCAGGCGGTTTCGTCCAGGACCACCTGGCCTGCGAACGCCCCCTGCAGTTCCGCCTGCAGATTGAAGTCGGGGTAGGGGAGCCGGGGCTGTTTCGGGCGCCAGAGCTCGTCGGAGCGCGGGGCCGCGAAGTAGGGGGGCTGCATGGCGCTCCCGCGTATGGCGATCCCCTCCATCCCGGGGCCCCGGGTGTCGCGCGACTTGGTGGCGCCGTCCACCAGGATGGGAGCCACCGTCCCCTGGGTCCCCCCCTGCATCCTCAGCACCGGGCGGGTCGGGCGCTCTTCGCTGCGGATCTTTTGCTGCAGCAGCATCAGCCCTTCCAGGAACGACTCCGGCCGCGGCGGGCAACCCGGGATGTAGAGATCGACCGGGAGTATCTGGTTCACCCCCTGGACCACGCTGTAGACGTCGTACATCCCGCCAGAGTTGGCGCAGCTCCCCATGGAGATAACCCACTTGGGCTCGGC
Proteins encoded in this region:
- the nuoI gene encoding NADH-quinone oxidoreductase subunit NuoI, whose translation is MPILTDIKEILTGLSITFSHIWRKPVTVQFPEEQRPMPPRFRGSIVLTRDPDGAERCVACYLCSGACPVDCISMAAAEGENGRRYAAWFRINFSRCILCGMCAEACPTLAIQMSPEMFRCKRQVMDMVYEKEDLLIDGTGKDPEYNYYRHAGIGVVQPRGSSPSEQEPADPRSLLP
- a CDS encoding ankyrin repeat domain-containing protein; amino-acid sequence: MTTTVEVELGAGFRAQVDAVDRNGHTALMDAAKAGNVTKVNDLLERGANLSTRSGKGKTALHFAAAHGSAEVVRLLLSKGAEVDARDRDGHTPLMLAANYGCTVTTQLLVTSGADPLAMSYSGSTALVYAENNCHKQTLDVLLKSLRPN
- the nuoH gene encoding NADH-quinone oxidoreductase subunit NuoH, encoding MTTWDALDIALMLGKIVVLFAIILTLAAYMVLAERRILGWIQDRIGPNRVGPFGLLQPLADVIKMLTKEDMIPKAADRFLFSVAPAMAAIPAILTFAIIPLGAPTVLFGHEVNLQIADLDVGVLVFLALSSIAVYGVALGGWASNSKYALLGSIRGLSQLISYELSMGLSLVPVVMLAKSLRLSDIVNAQAQMPFIVYQPLAFAIFLVSILAECRRIPFDLPEAEGELVAGFHTEYSGMRFGLFFVGEYINIISLSALASLFFLGGWRGPLLPPILWFFIKVGLFAFVFIWVRGTLPRLRYDQLMHLGWKFLTPLALLNILATGWWLALR
- a CDS encoding 2Fe-2S iron-sulfur cluster-binding protein — protein: MPKLIIDDIPVEVPPGTSVLEAARSVGITIPHFCYHPALAIAAACRLCAVKLLDGPVKGIQMSCSLPAQDGMVVSTTDPEALKMRSLVIEWLMLNHPHDCPVCDEGGECLLQDFTIAGGHSRRRYVGKKRTFQNQYLGEGIHHEMNRCIECYRCVRFYQEYAGGTDFGVTGSAGRVYFGRFAEGALESPFSGNLVDICPTGVFTDKTGRFRARYWDYEFAPAVCQHCSVGCNTSPQNFQRELIKIVARRNDQVNGWFICDRGRFDKEYLNGPQRPRYPEIGGAPGEYRLALEAAANRISEFCLQNGPAGLAFVGSGRLSLEGCLVLAELARVVGAPVSYFAEAAPAQGSLAAVRLLNEQNAARIHDIEKAECIALFELDLMEEGAMLSLAVRKASLAGAQVFRVGGAREGEKRQLPFRYQEVATLDEVPFEGGSKGVVICGAGGKSPELLSYLASSGARLVMLQPGPNAFGAALVSLERKGATLSDLVESGQIKAVVCFEADLPPWLLERVEVLACADWKRGGLTEKASVLLPTTTWVESNGTSINYEGRAQRFLRSRPAGLPLKGLDPKYYSSETEAVALHPPHVHRNYIPGGAEREAWRVMADLMLELGGEPVNEPLTGTWGKLRDLDPEGEGVRIYDLVSAQELS
- the nuoF gene encoding NADH-quinone oxidoreductase subunit NuoF, with protein sequence MDLPLFRHNRRDRSVAFKEYRSEGGFEALKRAITGMTPAEVQQTVIDSGLRGRGGAGFPTGKKWSFVPRDLPGPRWIICNCDEMEPGTYKDRVLLEHNPYSLIEGMTLACYALGVRHGFIFIRKGYEQAAENLARAIDEAKKEGFLGERILGSEHSIDIDLHLSAGRYICGEETALINALEGKRPNPRQKPPFPAVKGLWAGPTVVNNVETLANIPGILARGAAWFKGLAMNPEGAGSKLFCVSGSVKDRACVELPIGIPLGDIIDGPCGGMRLGKRFKACIPGGASTQFLTAEHLKVPMDYDPVAKVGSRLGSGGIIVFDQDHCLVEATLNLITFFARESCGWCTPCREGLPYVREILTRIETGYGKEDDIAILREHIKYLNYSFCALAPGAMAPLDGLLRHFEDEVREHIVKKKCPLKK
- the nuoE gene encoding NADH-quinone oxidoreductase subunit NuoE; translation: MISEALKKSLTERVAGAITPREAAVDVMKELQAHYGWLTDEAVAEAASLLGLSPLQVEELATFYEMIYRRPVGKKVIHVCDSISCWCADCDGIIEHLKKRLGVELGGTTADGMYTLLPCACMGRCGDSPAMSVGGTPYGHLTPHLVDEILEKERRA